Proteins encoded in a region of the Streptomyces sp. NBC_01471 genome:
- a CDS encoding right-handed parallel beta-helix repeat-containing protein → MLRELLRTKAVLTALAAAVAGLAPTAAAAQHHTGTTYYVDCRDGSDSSPGTSEAGAWRSLAKASRAYAPGDRLLLRRGSSCTGTLAPTGSGTAAEPIRLGAYGSGAKPHIEGAGARAAVLLRDSEGWEVRDLDLSDTGPATTTDRRAGLLVLLRDFGVGHHYVVDGVDVHDVNGSDSKDPDPSGGILFVVQGSGVPTRFDGVRITDSTVRHTDRTGIGTASTWSHRTENPDGTGSSWQAITGLVIDRNTVSDAGGDGIVVQNARGALVEHNRVDGFNMRSAAYNAGVWAWNSDDVLYQYNEVSGGHGTRDSMAYDIDGANTRNVYRYNYSHDNEGGFLLVCNGATTTTDGNRVHDNVSINDRNTSAPYGVISVVCGSTTDTRVYRNTVVTDHPDTAMVSDNGQSGVTFSDNVFVGAAGGSPVTDTLSTYSGNLYWNTGQPHDAGAVDADPLLRSAHPTAPDGVRLRPGSPALGAGTAVDDGTVLDYFGHRIPARPNLGADQGR, encoded by the coding sequence ATGCTCAGAGAACTGCTGCGAACGAAGGCCGTACTGACCGCGCTGGCGGCCGCCGTCGCCGGACTGGCGCCCACCGCTGCCGCCGCCCAGCACCACACGGGCACCACCTACTACGTGGACTGCCGCGACGGCAGCGACAGTTCCCCGGGCACCAGCGAGGCCGGCGCCTGGCGCAGCCTCGCCAAGGCCTCGCGGGCCTACGCCCCCGGCGACCGGCTGCTGCTGCGGCGCGGGAGCAGCTGCACGGGAACGCTCGCCCCCACCGGCTCCGGAACCGCCGCCGAGCCCATCCGGCTCGGGGCCTACGGCAGCGGGGCCAAACCGCACATCGAGGGCGCCGGCGCCCGCGCCGCCGTCCTGCTGCGCGACTCCGAGGGCTGGGAGGTGCGCGACCTGGACCTCTCCGACACGGGCCCGGCCACGACAACGGACCGCCGGGCCGGACTGCTCGTCCTGCTGCGGGACTTCGGCGTCGGCCACCACTACGTCGTCGACGGCGTGGACGTCCATGACGTCAACGGCTCGGACAGCAAGGATCCCGACCCCAGCGGTGGCATCCTCTTCGTGGTGCAGGGCTCCGGCGTGCCGACCCGCTTCGACGGCGTACGGATCACGGACTCGACCGTCCGGCACACGGACCGCACCGGCATCGGGACCGCCTCGACGTGGAGCCACCGGACCGAGAACCCCGACGGGACCGGCAGCAGCTGGCAGGCCATCACCGGACTGGTCATCGACCGCAACACGGTCTCCGACGCGGGCGGCGACGGGATCGTCGTGCAGAACGCGCGCGGCGCGCTGGTCGAGCACAACCGCGTCGACGGCTTCAACATGCGCTCCGCCGCCTACAACGCCGGTGTGTGGGCCTGGAACTCGGATGACGTGCTCTACCAGTACAACGAAGTGAGCGGGGGTCACGGGACCCGGGACTCCATGGCGTACGACATCGACGGTGCCAACACCCGCAACGTCTACCGCTACAACTACAGCCATGACAACGAGGGCGGCTTCCTGCTGGTCTGCAACGGCGCGACCACGACCACGGACGGCAACCGCGTGCACGACAACGTCAGCATCAACGACCGCAACACCTCGGCTCCCTACGGGGTGATCTCGGTGGTCTGCGGCAGCACCACGGACACCCGTGTCTACCGCAACACCGTCGTCACCGACCACCCGGACACCGCGATGGTCTCCGACAACGGCCAGAGCGGGGTGACGTTCTCGGACAACGTCTTCGTCGGCGCCGCGGGCGGTTCGCCGGTCACGGACACCCTCAGCACGTACTCCGGCAACCTGTACTGGAACACCGGTCAGCCCCATGATGCGGGCGCCGTCGACGCGGACCCGCTGCTGCGCTCCGCGCACCCCACGGCGCCGGACGGTGTCAGGCTGCGCCCCGGATCCCCCGCACTCGGCGCGGGCACCGCGGTGGACGACGGTACGGTCCTCGACTACTTCGGACACCGGATCCCGGCCCGGCCCAATCTGGGCGCGGACCAGGGGCGGTGA
- a CDS encoding alpha-N-acetylglucosaminidase, which translates to MDIGRRTVITALGATAALAAAHGTASAAQRPAASRALARLLPRHCDQVTFRTVPARDGADAFRVSGTTGRIVVEGTTPAVQLTGVHHYLRSTAHAHFSWNGEQTALPRRLPGLRKPLVKSANVAHRFVFNDTNDGYTGPYSGWDYWEHELDVLALHGFNEVLVYGGADTVYHRTFQEFGYGDAELRAWIPGPAHQPWWLLQNMSGFGGPVSRQLLDRRVRLAQRIVERVRELGMTPVLPGYFGTVPPGFADRNPGARVVPQGDWSGFGRPDWLDPRTEVFGRVAETFYRIQSGLLGDSDMYKADLLHEGGNPGDVPVGEAAKAVEKALRTAHPGAVWNVLGWQTNPRSEIIDAVDRSKMFIVDGLSDRFPTVTDREKDWGGTPYAFGSIWNFGGHTTMGANTPDWTALYEQWRTKQNSALSGIALMPEGSDNNPAAFALFSDLPWSTGPVSLTAWFDQWSAERYGAPDRHAAAAWDILRRTAYGTTRQDSWSEAPDGLFGARPSLTAKSGAAWSPDGLRYDTVEFARALPELLAVPAALRRSSAYRYDLLDVTRQTLSHHSRTLLPRIRAAYDGGDRAAFGRLTAEWFAWMGLLEETVATDRRFLLGRWVSDARSWGADSSEKDRLAHDAVSLLTVWGDRGAADDGGLRDYANREWAGLVGGLYTLRWKTYFRELDTALAENRAPRDIDWYAIEDGWIRDHPPYRTEPAGDIVRIARRVAAAGGH; encoded by the coding sequence ATGGACATCGGCCGACGCACGGTCATCACCGCTCTCGGCGCCACCGCCGCGCTCGCCGCCGCGCACGGCACCGCGTCGGCGGCGCAGCGCCCGGCGGCCTCCCGGGCGCTGGCGCGGCTCCTCCCCCGCCACTGCGACCAGGTCACCTTCCGCACCGTCCCGGCCAGGGACGGGGCCGACGCCTTCCGGGTGTCCGGGACGACCGGCCGGATCGTGGTCGAGGGCACCACCCCGGCGGTACAGCTCACCGGGGTGCACCACTACCTGAGGTCGACGGCGCACGCCCACTTCTCGTGGAACGGTGAGCAGACCGCTCTCCCCCGGCGCCTGCCCGGCCTGCGGAAGCCGCTGGTCAAGTCCGCGAACGTCGCTCACCGCTTCGTCTTCAACGACACCAACGACGGCTACACGGGCCCGTACAGCGGCTGGGACTACTGGGAGCACGAACTCGACGTGCTGGCCCTGCACGGCTTCAACGAGGTCCTGGTCTACGGCGGCGCGGACACCGTCTACCACCGCACCTTCCAGGAGTTCGGCTACGGCGACGCCGAACTGCGGGCCTGGATACCGGGGCCGGCCCATCAGCCGTGGTGGCTCCTGCAGAACATGTCGGGCTTCGGCGGACCGGTGTCCCGGCAGCTGCTGGACCGGCGGGTACGCCTCGCCCAGCGGATCGTGGAGCGGGTGCGCGAACTGGGCATGACCCCGGTGCTCCCCGGCTACTTCGGTACGGTCCCGCCCGGCTTCGCCGACCGCAACCCGGGCGCCCGTGTCGTACCGCAGGGCGACTGGTCCGGCTTCGGCCGCCCGGACTGGCTTGACCCGCGCACCGAGGTCTTCGGGCGGGTCGCCGAGACCTTCTACCGGATCCAGAGCGGACTCCTCGGCGACTCGGACATGTACAAGGCCGACCTTCTGCACGAGGGCGGGAACCCGGGGGACGTACCCGTGGGCGAGGCCGCGAAGGCCGTCGAGAAGGCCCTGCGCACCGCACATCCCGGGGCCGTCTGGAACGTACTGGGCTGGCAGACCAATCCCCGCAGCGAGATCATCGACGCCGTCGACAGGTCGAAGATGTTCATCGTGGACGGTCTCTCGGACCGCTTCCCGACCGTCACCGACCGCGAGAAGGACTGGGGCGGAACACCGTACGCCTTCGGATCCATCTGGAACTTCGGCGGACACACCACCATGGGGGCCAACACCCCCGACTGGACGGCCCTGTACGAGCAGTGGCGCACCAAGCAGAACAGCGCCCTCAGCGGTATCGCGCTGATGCCCGAAGGCTCGGACAACAACCCCGCCGCCTTCGCGCTCTTCAGCGATCTGCCCTGGAGCACGGGACCCGTCTCCCTCACCGCCTGGTTCGACCAGTGGTCGGCCGAACGGTACGGGGCGCCCGACCGGCACGCGGCCGCGGCCTGGGACATCCTGCGCCGCACCGCGTACGGAACCACCCGGCAGGACAGCTGGAGCGAGGCACCGGACGGCCTCTTCGGCGCCCGCCCCTCGCTGACGGCGAAGAGCGGCGCGGCCTGGTCGCCGGACGGACTGCGCTACGACACCGTCGAGTTCGCCCGGGCCCTGCCCGAACTCCTCGCGGTACCGGCCGCGTTGCGGCGCAGCAGCGCCTACCGGTACGACCTGCTCGACGTCACCCGTCAGACCCTCTCCCACCACAGCCGCACGCTGCTCCCCCGGATCAGGGCCGCGTACGACGGGGGCGACCGGGCAGCGTTCGGGCGGCTCACCGCGGAGTGGTTCGCGTGGATGGGGCTGCTGGAGGAGACCGTCGCCACCGACCGCCGCTTCCTGCTGGGCCGCTGGGTGTCCGACGCCCGGTCCTGGGGCGCGGACAGCTCCGAGAAGGACCGGCTCGCCCACGACGCGGTGTCACTCCTCACCGTCTGGGGCGACCGCGGGGCGGCGGACGACGGCGGGCTGCGCGACTACGCGAACCGCGAGTGGGCCGGGCTGGTCGGCGGTCTCTACACGCTGCGCTGGAAGACCTACTTCCGGGAGCTGGACACGGCACTCGCCGAGAACCGCGCACCCCGGGACATCGACTGGTACGCCATCGAGGACGGCTGGATCCGCGACCACCCCCCGTACCGCACGGAGCCGGCCGGCGACATCGTGCGCATCGCCCGCCGGGTCGCCGCCGCCGGCGGGCACTGA
- a CDS encoding TetR family transcriptional regulator: protein MPDTSRTAPARPSLTERRKAATQLEIARTAAALFAEHGADSTTAEDIARASGIALRTFYRYFRTKEDAVAPLLSSGVKQWIADLRDSPGDLPAPRALERAALRALTPTDEAETQALHWTRGLIRAMDTHPGLLSVWLRVTHDAEEELTPVLAALAGREADPLEIRLASAAANTAMRVAVEVWATTDAADHGPGGPAELAARCVHGLTAGLRLWDGGDGVTSGD from the coding sequence AGCTGGAGATCGCCCGCACCGCCGCCGCGCTCTTCGCCGAACACGGGGCGGACAGCACCACGGCCGAGGACATCGCCCGCGCTTCCGGGATCGCGCTGCGCACCTTCTACCGGTACTTCCGCACGAAGGAGGACGCGGTCGCCCCGCTGCTGTCCAGCGGGGTGAAGCAGTGGATCGCCGATCTGCGTGACAGCCCCGGCGACCTGCCCGCGCCCCGGGCGCTCGAACGGGCCGCGCTGCGGGCGCTCACCCCCACCGACGAGGCCGAGACCCAGGCGCTGCACTGGACGCGGGGGCTGATCCGGGCGATGGACACCCACCCGGGCCTGCTCTCCGTCTGGCTGCGGGTGACACACGACGCCGAGGAGGAACTGACCCCGGTCCTGGCCGCGCTGGCGGGCCGTGAAGCGGACCCGCTGGAGATCAGGCTGGCCTCGGCCGCCGCCAACACCGCGATGCGCGTCGCCGTCGAGGTCTGGGCCACCACGGACGCGGCGGATCACGGTCCCGGTGGACCCGCCGAACTCGCGGCACGCTGTGTCCACGGGCTGACCGCGGGACTGAGGCTCTGGGACGGGGGCGACGGGGTGACGTCCGGGGACTGA
- the araB gene encoding ribulokinase, whose amino-acid sequence MSAAPGSGREQDAYVVGVDFGTLSGRAVVVRVRDGAELGAAEHLYPHGVLDEALPHGGPRLPPEWALQVPSDYLGVLRQAVPRALEASGVPVDRVIGVGTDFTSCTMIPVTADGTPLCELPQYTERPHAYVKLWKHHSAQPQADRINALAAERAEPWLDRYGGRVSSEGQFAKGLQLLEEDPELYALTDHWVEATDWIVWQLCGRYVRSACAAGYKGLLQDGVHPSDGFLAALNPGFRDFVRDKVEHPTGALGTRAGGLTARAAAWTGLPEGIAVCVGNIDAHVTVPATGAAGSGRMVLIMGTSACHMVSSPDPSPVPGVSGVVDGGIVPGLWGYEAGQSGVGDIFGWFVRTAVPEACAQEARRLGRTLHDHLTRLGAAQAVGEHGLVALDWHSGNRSVLVDHELSGTVVGLTLATRPEDVYRALLEATAFGTRRIIEAFEEAGVPVTGITLAGGLLENTFLTQLYADVTRRPLSLIHSSRGPALGSAMHAAVAAGAYPDIHAAASAMGGTRPAVHKPDPDRSAAYDRLYAEYCLLHDYFGRGANDVMHRLRQLRRAAVTASAQSVADRAAPVSPQA is encoded by the coding sequence GTGAGCGCAGCGCCGGGGAGCGGCCGGGAACAGGATGCGTACGTCGTCGGTGTGGACTTCGGCACCCTGTCCGGGCGTGCGGTGGTGGTCCGCGTACGGGACGGGGCCGAGCTGGGCGCGGCCGAACACCTCTACCCGCACGGTGTGCTCGACGAGGCACTCCCCCACGGCGGCCCGCGGCTGCCGCCCGAGTGGGCGCTCCAGGTTCCCTCCGACTATCTCGGGGTGCTGCGCCAAGCGGTGCCACGGGCGCTGGAGGCGAGCGGGGTTCCGGTAGACCGGGTGATCGGGGTGGGGACCGACTTCACGTCGTGCACCATGATCCCGGTGACGGCCGACGGCACCCCGCTCTGCGAGCTGCCGCAGTACACGGAGCGGCCGCACGCGTACGTGAAGCTCTGGAAGCACCACTCGGCGCAGCCGCAGGCCGACCGGATCAACGCCCTGGCGGCCGAGCGGGCCGAGCCGTGGCTGGACCGCTACGGGGGCCGGGTCTCGTCGGAGGGCCAGTTCGCCAAGGGGCTCCAGCTGCTGGAGGAGGACCCGGAGCTGTACGCCCTGACCGACCACTGGGTCGAGGCGACGGACTGGATCGTCTGGCAGCTGTGCGGCCGCTATGTCCGCAGCGCCTGCGCCGCCGGTTACAAGGGCCTGCTGCAGGACGGCGTCCACCCGTCCGACGGGTTCCTCGCCGCGCTCAACCCCGGATTCCGGGACTTCGTGCGCGACAAGGTCGAGCACCCGACCGGCGCGCTCGGGACCCGGGCGGGCGGTCTGACCGCACGGGCGGCGGCCTGGACCGGGCTGCCCGAGGGGATCGCGGTGTGTGTCGGGAACATCGACGCGCATGTGACCGTGCCCGCGACGGGCGCGGCCGGGTCCGGCCGGATGGTTCTGATCATGGGGACATCCGCCTGCCACATGGTGAGCTCTCCGGACCCGAGCCCGGTTCCGGGCGTGTCCGGAGTGGTCGACGGCGGCATCGTCCCCGGTCTGTGGGGTTACGAGGCCGGGCAGAGCGGCGTCGGCGACATCTTCGGCTGGTTCGTACGGACCGCGGTCCCGGAGGCCTGCGCCCAGGAGGCACGGCGGCTGGGCCGCACCCTCCACGACCATCTGACCCGGCTCGGCGCCGCGCAGGCCGTCGGGGAGCACGGTCTGGTGGCCCTGGACTGGCACAGCGGCAACCGGTCGGTGCTCGTCGATCATGAACTCAGCGGCACCGTCGTGGGGCTGACACTGGCCACCAGACCCGAGGACGTCTACCGCGCCCTGCTGGAGGCGACGGCCTTCGGTACCCGCCGGATCATCGAGGCCTTCGAGGAGGCCGGGGTGCCGGTCACCGGCATCACCCTCGCCGGCGGTCTGCTGGAGAACACCTTCCTGACCCAGCTGTACGCCGACGTCACCCGGCGGCCGCTGAGTCTGATCCATTCGTCCCGGGGTCCGGCGCTCGGCTCGGCGATGCACGCCGCGGTCGCCGCGGGCGCGTATCCGGACATCCACGCAGCGGCATCGGCGATGGGCGGGACCCGCCCGGCCGTGCACAAGCCGGATCCGGACAGGTCGGCGGCGTACGACCGGCTGTACGCCGAGTACTGCCTGCTGCACGACTATTTCGGCCGGGGCGCCAACGACGTGATGCACCGGCTGAGGCAGCTCCGCCGGGCGGCGGTGACGGCCTCGGCACAGTCCGTGGCCGACCGTGCGGCACCCGTGTCTCCGCAGGCCTGA